A part of Fusarium graminearum PH-1 chromosome 3, whole genome shotgun sequence genomic DNA contains:
- a CDS encoding leucyl-tRNA synthetase has product MASTDAVPKAMESLHISKTKELKGTEKRDTLIAIEKKYQKIWEDQHVFEADSPSTTEVPLHSVSAAELREQQPKFFGCMAYPYMNGTLHAGHSFSVSKVEFAAGVARMQGKRTLFPMGFHCTGMPIKACADKLVNEVKKFGQDFSGYKEEEEAVVEEAPKAQTKEDITKFKATKGKAAAKTVKMKYQFQIMQAIGISTEEIHKFADPQYWLQHFPPLCREDLTNFGCRIDWRRSFVTTDANPYYDAFVRWQMNRLKELNKIKFGKRYTIYSIKDGQPCMDHDRSDGEGAGPQEYTALKLKVLEWAPKAAEALKGKLPEQANVYCVPATLRPETMYGQTCCFVGPKITYGIFKVNETDYYVMTERAARNMAYQGIFAKEGVIEQTAEVGGADLVGTLVDAPLSLHKEGVRILPMETVLPTKGTGVVTSVPSDSPDDYATVTDLAKKADYYGITKEWAELEIFPIIETPSYGDLCAPFLVKKLKIASPKDTKQLEEAKELAYKEGFYQGVLKVGEFKGEKVEVAKPKVRQQMIDAGQAFAYSEPERKVTSRSGDDCIVSLMDQWYLDYGEESWKKTTLDWVENGLNTYTAETKNQFEGVLNWLNQWACARSFGLGSKLPWDPQFLVESLSDSTIYMAYYTIAHYLHNDIFGKTKGLANIGPEAMTDEVWDYVFCRGELTDEVLNSKIPKDTLEKMRREFEYFYPLDVRVSGKDLIPNHLSMHLYCHTALFPREYWPRSIRANGHLMLNGEKMSKSTGNFMTLRDLTQKYGADASRIALADAGDGVNDANFEEDVADTNILRLYTLKEWCEEMVQDQDQLRTGEFNSFQDALFINDINAVTKEAVEQYVNTNYKLALKAGLYELTSARDFYREACAAANIKMHKDVVLRYIEVQTLLLAVFAPHWSEYIWLEVLKKEGTIHNARFPEIQEVDASLSAKRDYVRNTASNINSAESHQLKKKAKGKETSFDPKKPKKLTIFVADKFPAWQAKYIDLLKEMWNTETKSVNDKELNGKIGKMGEMKKAMPFVQNLKRRLQAGEPASAVLEQKLAFDEKETLQQMVPGLKRTGGLAVCDVIAVEQGTQKGVSLTDGGKEVDISAPVAEHAVPGQPTFYFENVEA; this is encoded by the exons ATGGCTTCCACCGATGCCGTtcccaaggccatggagTCTCTCcacatctccaagaccaaggaacTCAAAGGT ACTGAGAAGCGAGATACCCTCAttgccattgagaagaaaTACCAAAAAATCTGGGAGGACCAACATGTCTTCGAAGCCGACTCTCCCAGCACCACCGAGGTGCCCCTCCATTCCGTGTCCGCCGCCGAGCTTCGGGAGCAGCAGCCAAAGTTCTTTGGATGCATGGCTTATCCCTATATGAACGGAACTCTTCACGCTGGTCACTCGTTCTCCGTCAGTAAGGTCGAGTTCGCCGCTGGTGTTGCTCGCATGCAGGGCAAGCGCACTCTCTTCCCCATGGGCTTCCACTGCACTGGTATGCCAATCAAGGCTTGTGCCGACAAGCTCGTCAACGAGGTTAAGAAGTTTGGCCAAGACTTCTCAGGCtacaaggaggaggaggaggccgttgtcgaggaggccCCCAAGGCCCAGACCAAGGAAgatatcaccaagttcaaggcgACCAAGGGAAAGGCTGCGGCAAAGACCGTGAAGATGAA GTACCAATTCCAAATTATGCAAGCTATTGGTATTTCCACCGAGGAAATTCACAAATTTGCCGACCCTCAGTACTGGCTTCAACACTTCCCTCCCCTGTGCCGGGAAGACCTCACCAACTTTGGATGCCGTATCGACTGGCGCCGATCCTTTGTCACCACCGATGCCAACCCCTACTACGACGCCTTTGTTCGATGGCAGATGAACCGTCTCAAGGagctgaacaagatcaagttcGGCAAGCGATACACTATCTACTCTATTAAGGACGGTCAGCCCTGCATGGACCACGACCGATCTGATGGTGAGGGTGCCGGCCCTCAGGAGTATACTGCtctgaagctcaaggttcttgagtGGGCTCCCAAGGCCGCTGAGGCCCTCAAGGGTAAGCTGCCCGAGCAAGCAAACGTGTACTGCGTTCCTGCTACTCTGCGCCCGGAGACGATGTATGGCCAAACTTGCTGCTTTGTCGGCCCCAAGATTACCTACGGCATCTTCAAGGTTAACGAGACCGACTACTATGTCATGACTGAGCGAGCCGCGAGAAACATGGCTTACCAGGGCATCTTTGCCAAGGAAGGAGTTATCGAGCAAACGGCTGAAGTTGGCGGCGCTGATCTTGTAGGCACCCTGGTTGACGCTCCCCTGTCCCTTCACAAGGAGGGAGTCCGCATCTTGCCCATGGAGACTGTCCTTCCCACCAAGGGCACTGGTGTTGTCACCTCTGTGCCTTCTGACAGTCCCGATGATTACGCTACCGTGACCgatctggccaagaaggccgacTACTACGGCATCACAAAGGAGTGGGCTGAGCTCGAGATCTTCCCCATCATTGAGACACCCAGCTATGGTGATCTCTGTGCTCCTTTCCTGGTtaagaagctcaagatcgcTTCCCCCAAGGATACAAAGCAGcttgaagaggccaaggagctggcTTACAAGGAGGGTTTCTACCAAGGTGTTCTTAAGGTTGGCGAgttcaagggcgagaaggttgaggttgccaagcccaaggttcGACAACAGATGATCGATGCTGGCCAGGCCTTCGCCTACTCTGAGCCTGAGCGCAAGGTCACCAGTCGATCTGGCGATGACTGCATTGTCTCTCTGATGGACCAGTGGTACCTGGACTACGGTGAGGAGTCATGGAAGAAGACCACCCTTGACTGGGTCGAGAACGGCTTGAACACATACACGGcggagaccaagaaccaaTTCGAGGGAGTCCTAAACTGGCTCAACCAGTGGGCTTGCGCCCGAAGCTTCGGTCTTGGTTCCAAGTTGCCTTGGGACCCCCAGTTCTTGGTTGAGAGTCTGAGTGATTCAACCATCTACATGGCCTACTACACAATCGCTCACTACCTGCACAACGACATTTTCGGAAAGACCAAGGGCCTAGCAAACATCGGACCTGAGGCTATGACGGACGAAGTCTGGGACTATGTCTTCTGCCGCGGAGAGCTGACTGATGAGgtcctcaacagcaagatCCCCAAGGATACTCTCGAGAAAATGCGCCGCGAGTTCGAGTACTTTTATCCTCTTGACGTGCGCGTGTCCGGCAAGGATTTG ATCCCCAACCATCTGAGCATGCATCTCTACTGCCACACTGCGCTTTTCCCTCGCGAGTACTGGCCCCGAAGCATCCGAGCCAACGGCCATCTGATGCTCAACGGCGAGAAGATGAGCAAGAGTACCGGTAACTTCATGACTCTCCGAGATCTTACACAGAAGTACGGAGCGGATGCTTCTCGAATTGCGCTTGCTGATGCCGGTGACGGTGTGAACGACGCCAACTTCgaggaagatgttgccgATACCAACATCCTGCGACTGTACACTCTCAAGGAGTGGTGCGAGGAGATGGTCCAGGACCAAGATCAGCTTCGAACCGGCGAGTTCAACTCGTTCCAGGACGCTCTTTTCATCAACGATATAAATGCTGTCACTaaggaggctgttgagcagtacgtcaacaccaactacAAGCTGGCCCTGAAGGCTGGTCTCTATGAGTTGACAAGCGCTCGTGACTTTTACCGTGAGGCCTGCGCAGCAGCCAATATCAAGATGCACAAGGATGTTGTTCTCCGATACATTGAGGTGCAGACTCTGCTTCTGGCTGTCTTTGCTCCTCACTGGTCCGAATACATCTGGCTCGAggtgctgaagaaggaaggcaCTATTCACAACGCTCGATTCCCTGAGATTCAGGAGGTTGATGCTTCCCTGTCGGCGAAGCGCGACTACGTGCGAAACACTGCTTCCAACATTAACTCAGCTGAGAGTCAccagttgaagaagaaggccaagggcaaggagaCATCATTCgatcccaagaagcccaagaagctcacGATCTTCGTCGCTGACAAGTTCCCCGCATGGCAAGCCAAGTACATTGACCTTCTTAAGGAGATGTGGAACACTGAGACCAAGtccgtcaacgacaaggagctcaacggCAAGATTGGTAAGATGggagagatgaagaaggctaTGCCATTCGTGCAGAACCTCAAGAGACGACTCCAGGCTGGTGAGCCAGCAAGCGCGGTGCTTGAGCAGAAGCTTGCAttcgacgagaaggagaCTCTCCAGCAAATGGTTCCTGGACTGAAGCGAACTGGAGGTCTGGCTGTTTGCGACGTGATCGCAGTAGAGCAGGGAACTCAGAAGGGCGTTTCCCTGACGGATGGCGGTAAAGAAGTTGATATCTCAGCACCTGTTGCCGAGCACGCCGTTCCTGGCCAACCAACGTTTTACTTTGAAAACGTCGAGGCTTGA